The sequence below is a genomic window from Deinococcus planocerae.
CCGCGCCCTCGTAGCTCATGTCCACCTCCACATGCCCCTCCGGCGCGAGGTAGAGCCGCACCCCCCACTCGCGCCCGCCGCCCTGCTCACGGTGCGCCCGACCAAACTCGCGCGCCTGGGCCACGCGGTAGAGCGCCTCGTAACGCGCGGCCACACCTCCTCCCAGCTCGGTCAGCTCCGCCGCCCCCGTCGCCGAGAAGGGCACGAAGAACGCCGGGGCCACGGCGCGGTAGACCTTGACCGGACGCCCGGCGCGTTTGACCTCCCGCACGACCTCCAGCAACCCCGCCGCGCACAGGGCCCGCACGTCCCGGTGAACAGTCCGGAGGTCGAGCCCCGTCGTCCGTGCCGCCCCCGCCACCGTGCCCTCCCCCGCGAGGAAGGCTCCCAGCACCCGCCGCACCCTCCCGTGGGTCAAGAGCCTGACGGCGGCTGGGTGGGTGACGTTCAGGACGCTACTCACACCCTCAGCTTACGCCGCGAGTAGACGGTGCGGCACGCTGAACCCATGACCGACGCTCCCCCGCTGGCCCTGACCGGACGCCTCTTCGACGGCGAGACCCTCTGGCCGCACGCGACCGTGCTGATGCGGGAGGGACGGGTGCTCGGCGTGGGCGCGGGCCTGCCTCTTCCCGACCGGGCACGGGTGCTCGACACCGGACCGGGGGGCACGATCCTCCCCGGGCTGGTCGATCTGCACGTGCACGCCCGGCCCCACTACGCGCGCTGGTTCCCGGAGGCGGGTGTGACCAGCGTGCGCGACGCGGGGAGCAATCTGGAGGTGCTGGCCGAGCTGCGGGCGCTGGCGGCGTCGTCGGAAGGGCCGCGTGTCTCCGGGGCGGGCACGATTCTGGACGGCCCGGAGAGCATCTTCCGGCACTTCGGCGAGGGGGTGCTGGGGGAGGTGGGGGACCGGCGGGCGGGCGCCTGGATCGTCCGGGACGCGCGCGAGGCGGAGGGGGCGGTGGACGCCCTCGCGGCGGCGGGCGTGGACACCGTGAAGCTGTACGAGCAGCTTTCCCCGGAGGCCTACGGCGCGGCGGTGGGGCGGGCGCGGGAACACGGCCTGCCGGTCATGACGGACCTGGGCACCCGCTGGACCCGGGGGCTGAGCGCGGCCCGGGTGGACGCCCTGGAGGCCCTCGGCCTGGGTGTCCGGACCGTGGAGCACGCCAGCGGCTTCGCGCTCGCCTTCCGGCGGCTGGGTTTCGACCCGCAGACGCAGTTCCCGGACGAGGCCACCCTCGACCGATTTGCGCGGGCCGTGGTGGAGGCAGGCGCGGTGCTGGTGCCCACCCTGAGCGTCCACGAGGGGCTGCGGCAGGTGCGGCGGGCCGACCTGGGGGCGCTGCCGAACGGGGGCCGGACCGGAGAGGCCGCCGACAGCCTGCGGGCCATGTGGGACGGTCTTCACACCGCGACGGCGAAGAGTCGCCCCGCCGCCGACTGGGACGCCCGGCTGGCCGCCGCGCTGGCCCGCCGCGTGCTCGACCTTGGGGGACGGGTGGGCGCGGGAACCGACACTCCGGCGGGCGTGGACAACCTGCCCGGCGGGGGCCTGCACGCCGAACTCGCCCACCTGGTCACCCTGGCAGGCTTCAGCCCGACCGAGGCCCTGCGCGCGGCGACGGGGACGGCAGGCCGTCTTCTGGCCGGACGTGAAGGGCCCACGGTGGGCGTCTTGCGTCCCGGCGCCCACGCCGACGCGCTGATCGTCGAGGGCGACCCCACCCGCGACGTCACCGCCACGCGCCGCCTGCGGGCCGTCGTCCGCGCAGGCAGGGTGTGGGGCGAGTGCCCCTAACGCAGGTGTTCCCGGAAGTAATTCAGCATGTCCCGCCGGGCGTCCCGGCTGGCGAAGGTGTCCGCGACCTTACTCTCACGCAGCAGGAAGCCGTGCGGCTCGCCCTGGTACACGCTGAGCTTGAAGTTCTTATTCGCCTCGTCGAGCCGCCGGGCATAGGTGTAGATGCCCGCGATGGGGCTGGGCTGGTCGCGCGTCCCGTGGATGATCAGCATGGGCGCCGTCAGTTGCCCGATGAGGGCGGTGGGCGCCTGGGGCTTGGCCGCCGTGCCGCCCTGGTCGGGAAAGCCGTACCACGCCACGCCCGCCTTGAACTCCCTGATCTGCGGGAGCAGCAGCATGGTGTAGCGCCCACCCGCACAGAAGCCGGTCAGCCCCACGGCGCCCGGGTTCACATCCTGCCGCGCGCCCAGGTACTTGATGCCGTCCTGCACGAGGGTTTTTACCGCCGCGTCGCTCGGTTCCTGCTCGAAGGTCTGCCAGCCCAGGGCGAGCGTCACGAAGCCCGCCGCCGCCATCTCGTCCACGAGGTCGCGGTACCCCTGCTCCAGCCCCCGGAAGGAGTGCAGCAAGATCACGGCGGGCTTGCGTGTGGCGGAAGCGGGTGCGGCCAGATAGCTCTGGTACGCCCGCCCCCCGCTCGTCACGCTCACGTCCTGCCCCCGCACGGCGGCGTTGCCTCCCGCCTGCCCCAGCGCGAGGGACGAGAGGGCCAGCACCGAGAGCGTCAGCGTGTGCTTGAGCATGTTGGAGACCTCCGCGCCTACCGTACCCCGCCGGGAAGCCGGGGGCGGTGAGAGACCTCAGCGCCCCTGTCCCAACGCCGCCTCCCACTCCTCCCGCGTCACCCGGGCGAGCACCCGGAACGAGCCGTCCGG
It includes:
- a CDS encoding amidohydrolase family protein, with amino-acid sequence MTDAPPLALTGRLFDGETLWPHATVLMREGRVLGVGAGLPLPDRARVLDTGPGGTILPGLVDLHVHARPHYARWFPEAGVTSVRDAGSNLEVLAELRALAASSEGPRVSGAGTILDGPESIFRHFGEGVLGEVGDRRAGAWIVRDAREAEGAVDALAAAGVDTVKLYEQLSPEAYGAAVGRAREHGLPVMTDLGTRWTRGLSAARVDALEALGLGVRTVEHASGFALAFRRLGFDPQTQFPDEATLDRFARAVVEAGAVLVPTLSVHEGLRQVRRADLGALPNGGRTGEAADSLRAMWDGLHTATAKSRPAADWDARLAAALARRVLDLGGRVGAGTDTPAGVDNLPGGGLHAELAHLVTLAGFSPTEALRAATGTAGRLLAGREGPTVGVLRPGAHADALIVEGDPTRDVTATRRLRAVVRAGRVWGECP
- a CDS encoding dienelactone hydrolase family protein; the encoded protein is MLKHTLTLSVLALSSLALGQAGGNAAVRGQDVSVTSGGRAYQSYLAAPASATRKPAVILLHSFRGLEQGYRDLVDEMAAAGFVTLALGWQTFEQEPSDAAVKTLVQDGIKYLGARQDVNPGAVGLTGFCAGGRYTMLLLPQIREFKAGVAWYGFPDQGGTAAKPQAPTALIGQLTAPMLIIHGTRDQPSPIAGIYTYARRLDEANKNFKLSVYQGEPHGFLLRESKVADTFASRDARRDMLNYFREHLR
- a CDS encoding helix-turn-helix domain-containing protein, which encodes MSSVLNVTHPAAVRLLTHGRVRRVLGAFLAGEGTVAGAARTTGLDLRTVHRDVRALCAAGLLEVVREVKRAGRPVKVYRAVAPAFFVPFSATGAAELTELGGGVAARYEALYRVAQAREFGRAHREQGGGREWGVRLYLAPEGHVEVDMSYEGADLVEAGVRYQGPKGLFLHAETVVTLTDEEAREVQLELIRLLMRLRPRTLAHERAGSGRPHLLRLGWVGITREERGGLLVSR